The following proteins come from a genomic window of Kitasatospora sp. NBC_01246:
- a CDS encoding type I polyketide synthase, producing MDNEEKLLDYLKRVSADLRQTRERLRAVEAASGEPVAVVGIGCRYPGGVRSPEDLWRLVVDGGDAVGPLPTDRGWDNEALFDPEAARPGSSYVRAGGFLDAVAEFDAAFFGISPREALAMDPQQRLLLETSWEAVERAGIDPDSLRGSRTGVFAGALSQEYGPRLHEGSDDLAGYLLTGNTLSVLSGRVSYALGLEGPAVTVDTACSSSLVALHLAVQSLRSGECDLALAGGVTVMSTPGMFVEFSRQRGLSRDGRCRSFSVDAEGFGMAEGVGVLLVERLSDARRLGHPVLAVVRGSAVNQDGASNGLTAPNGPSQQRVIRQALANAGLSAPDVDVVEAHGTGTRLGDPIEAHALLATYGQDRPAERPLYLGSVKSNIGHPQAAAGVAGVIKMVSAMRAGVLPRTLHADQPSPEVDWDAGSVELLSEAREWGASVERPRRAAVSSFGISGTNAHVVLEQAPVEEPSAASSGPGVVPLVVSARGGSALRAQAARLADWWEARDDLGVPDVAYSLASGRARLERRAVIVAGDRAQALAGVRALASGEPSPALVEGTADPLDASGVVFVFPGQGAQWAGMGGELVDSSPVFAARLAECAEALRPFVGWDVLDVVRGVAGAPSLERVDVVQPVSFAVMVSLAALWRSYGVEPSAVVGHSQGEIAAACVAGALPLSEAARIVAVRSRVIAERLAGRGGMVSLALSPVGAGELVAAAEGRLSVAAVNGPGSVVVSGEPAALEGLLADCEARGVRARRIPVDYASHSAQVETVRDHLLDALGPDRAAASEVAFYSTVTGDLLDTEGIDADYWYRNLRETVRFDQAVHRLSAQGHGVFIEVSPHPVLRPGIEETVDAVVVGSLRRHEGGLERFLASVAEVWVRGVPVDWGVATGGGRRVELPTYAFQGERFWLEPSVVGSGVSPLSAVDALRYRVVWRPLDVAPAVGSGGAWLLVVPEGGADGGWGSALVSAFAELGVDAAVLVADGAVGRDSLAASLKGREPAGVVSLLGSGPGAVAGGGSVPWGLAASVALVQALEDVGVAAPLWCVTRGAVAVGGGERVSGPEQAMLWGLGRVVAAELPDRWGGVVDVPESPGVDLARATVAALIGGHGEDELAVRAAGLSVRRLERAPLAGRPPVRDWKPGGTVLITGATGALGRHLARRLAADGAEHLLLLSRSGHAAPGAEAFEAELTGLGAKVTVAACDVSDRDAVAEVLAALPAEHPLTAVFHTAALLDDALIGDLTAHQMEHVLRVKVGGARVLHELTEGLDLSAFVLFSSIAGTCGLAGHANYAPGNAYLDALAHQRRADGLPATAIAWGHWDGGGIAAPAIEEQIRRRGVLTFRPELALDALAGILDHDETAVAVFSTRWDGTGLGAGARPVPLLSDLLAADRPVAGPERTPATSAEESPDLARRLAGRSAEEQRKALLDTVRQVVASVLRHSSDDTVPPSRAFKELGFDSLTAVELRNRLRIATGLRLTATLIYDHPTPVALADHLHAELFGHQPAFPAARPVPAGSDEPVVIVGMSCRYPGGVRSPEDLWRLLDAGTDAISALPADRGWDVDGLYDADPDASGRSYVRAGGFLDAATEFDAAFFGISPREALAMDPQQRLLLETSWEAFERAGIDPESARGSRTGVFAGLSMQDYTTLLREASTEVEGYAVTGSAGSVLSGRVSYALGLEGPAVTVDTACSSSLVALHLAVQSLRSGECDLALAGGVTVMSTPGMFVEFSRQRGLSRDGRCRSFSVDAEGFGMAEGVGVLLVERLSDARRLGHPVLAVVRGSAVNQDGASNGLTAPNGPSQQRVIRQALANAGLSAPDVDAVEAHGTGTTLGDPIEAQALLATYGQDRAGGAPLWLGSVKSNIGHTQAAAGVAGVIKMVSAMRAGVLPRTLHADEPSPHIDWSSGAVELLSEAREWGSTVERPRRAAVSSFGISGTNAHVVLEQAPVEEPSAASSGPGVVPLVVSARGGSALGAQGARLADWWEARDDLGVPDVAYSLASGRARLERRAVVVAEDRAQALLGLRAVGGASPVAGVVEGTADLPNDAGVVFVFPGQGAQWVGMGRELLDSSPVFAARLAECAQALKPFVDWDVLDVLRGVPGAPSLDRVDVVQPVSFAVMVALAELWRSYGVEPSAVVGHSQGEIAAACVAGALSLVDAARIVALRSQVIADALAGLGGMVSLALSPAPAGELVAAAEGRLSVAAVNGPGSVVVSGEPAALEGLLAGCEARGVRARRIPVDYASHSAQVETVRGRLLDVLGEVTARSAEVPFYSSVTGGRVDTTMLDAEYWYRNLREPVAFAAAVRACAADEFRAFVESSAHPVLSLAVEETLEEHGGEAVVVGSLRRHEGGLERFLASVAEVWVRGVPVDWGVATGGGRRVELPTYAFQGERFWLEPSVVGSGVSPLSAVDALRYRVVWRPLDVAPAVGSGGAWLLVVPEGGADGGWGSALVSAFAELGVDAAVLVADGAVGRDSLAASLKGREPAGVVSLLGSGPGAVAGGGSVPWGLAASVALVQALEDVGVAAPLWCVTRGAVAVGGGERVSGPEQAMLWGLGRVVAAELPDRWGGVVDVPESPGVDLARATVAALIGGHGEDELAVRAAGLSVRRLERAPLAGRPSVRDWRPGGTVLITGATGALGRHVARRLAADGAEHLLLLSEDAFEDAEFLAELTASGARVSAHRCEVSDRAAVGELLAGLPGEHPLTAVFHAATLLDDALVNALTVDQMEHVLRVRAGGARVLHELTEGLDLSAFVLFSSFAGTCGLAGHANYAPGNAYLDALAHQRRADGLPATAIAWGHWDGGGIAAPGTEDRIRRHGARDLDPELALDALGGILDHDETSVAVLHCAWDDPAWRLPLLGGLRAERPGPAPSGPAVADPSDDPAAALARRLAELPEAERPGALLALVRPVIATVLRHSSPDAIEPDQPFKDLGFDSLTAVELRNRLRTATGLRLTSTLIYDHPTPAALADHLHAELAPRPDTTVVPVLAELDRLAAVLSAASLAVAERQAVGDRLQDLLAGWRATASRADGPADTVTELEAVTDDELIGLLGDEFGIYQPDHSAEGNAHE from the coding sequence ATGGATAACGAAGAGAAGCTCCTCGATTACCTGAAGCGTGTGTCGGCCGACCTGCGGCAGACCAGGGAGCGCCTGCGGGCGGTGGAGGCCGCGTCGGGCGAGCCGGTGGCCGTGGTGGGCATCGGCTGCCGGTACCCCGGCGGGGTGCGGTCCCCGGAGGACCTGTGGCGGCTGGTGGTGGACGGCGGGGACGCCGTGGGGCCGCTGCCGACCGACCGCGGCTGGGACAACGAGGCACTGTTCGATCCCGAGGCGGCGCGGCCGGGATCCAGCTATGTGCGGGCCGGTGGGTTCCTCGACGCGGTGGCCGAGTTCGACGCGGCGTTCTTCGGGATCTCGCCGCGTGAGGCGCTGGCGATGGACCCGCAGCAGCGGTTGCTGCTGGAGACCTCGTGGGAGGCGGTGGAGCGGGCGGGGATCGACCCGGACTCGCTACGGGGGAGCCGGACGGGCGTCTTCGCCGGCGCGCTCTCCCAGGAGTACGGCCCCCGGCTGCACGAGGGCTCGGACGACCTCGCCGGCTACCTGCTGACGGGCAACACGCTCAGCGTCCTGTCCGGCCGGGTCTCGTACGCGTTGGGGTTGGAGGGGCCGGCGGTGACGGTGGACACGGCGTGTTCGTCGTCGTTGGTGGCGTTGCACCTGGCGGTGCAGTCGTTGCGGTCGGGTGAGTGCGACCTGGCGTTGGCGGGTGGGGTGACGGTGATGTCGACTCCGGGGATGTTCGTGGAGTTCTCGCGGCAGCGGGGGTTGTCGAGGGACGGTCGGTGCCGTTCCTTCTCGGTGGATGCCGAGGGGTTCGGTATGGCCGAGGGCGTTGGTGTCCTGCTGGTGGAACGGCTGTCGGACGCGCGGCGGTTGGGGCATCCGGTGCTGGCGGTGGTGCGGGGCAGTGCGGTGAACCAGGACGGTGCGTCGAACGGTCTGACGGCGCCGAACGGTCCGTCGCAGCAGCGGGTGATCCGGCAGGCGCTGGCGAACGCCGGACTGTCCGCGCCGGACGTGGACGTGGTGGAGGCCCATGGCACGGGGACCCGCCTCGGCGACCCGATCGAGGCCCACGCGCTGCTCGCCACCTACGGCCAGGACCGCCCGGCGGAGCGGCCGTTGTACCTCGGGTCGGTCAAGTCCAACATCGGGCATCCGCAGGCGGCTGCCGGGGTGGCCGGTGTGATCAAGATGGTGTCGGCGATGCGGGCGGGTGTGCTGCCGAGGACGCTGCACGCCGACCAGCCCTCGCCGGAAGTGGACTGGGACGCGGGGTCGGTGGAGTTGCTGTCGGAGGCCCGGGAGTGGGGTGCTTCGGTGGAGCGGCCGCGTCGGGCGGCTGTCTCCTCCTTCGGGATCAGCGGGACCAATGCGCATGTGGTGCTGGAGCAGGCGCCCGTGGAGGAGCCGTCGGCCGCGTCGTCGGGGCCGGGGGTGGTGCCGCTGGTCGTGTCCGCGAGGGGCGGGTCGGCGTTGCGCGCGCAGGCGGCGCGGTTGGCCGACTGGTGGGAGGCGCGTGACGACCTGGGTGTGCCGGATGTGGCCTATTCGCTGGCCTCGGGGCGTGCGCGGCTGGAGCGCCGGGCCGTGATCGTGGCGGGGGACCGGGCCCAGGCGCTGGCGGGCGTCCGTGCGCTGGCTTCGGGCGAGCCGTCGCCCGCGCTGGTGGAGGGTACGGCCGATCCGCTGGACGCCTCCGGCGTGGTGTTCGTGTTCCCGGGGCAGGGGGCGCAGTGGGCGGGAATGGGTGGGGAGTTGGTGGATTCCTCGCCGGTGTTCGCGGCGCGGTTGGCGGAGTGTGCGGAGGCGTTGCGGCCGTTCGTCGGTTGGGACGTGCTCGATGTGGTGCGGGGGGTTGCGGGCGCGCCTTCGTTGGAGCGGGTGGATGTGGTGCAGCCGGTGTCGTTCGCGGTGATGGTGTCGCTGGCGGCGTTGTGGCGTTCCTACGGTGTGGAGCCGTCGGCGGTGGTGGGCCACTCCCAGGGGGAGATCGCGGCGGCGTGTGTGGCGGGTGCGTTGCCGCTGTCGGAGGCGGCGCGGATCGTGGCGGTGCGCAGCCGGGTGATCGCGGAGCGGTTGGCGGGCCGGGGCGGGATGGTGTCGCTGGCGCTGAGCCCGGTCGGGGCGGGGGAGTTGGTGGCCGCCGCGGAGGGCCGGTTGTCGGTGGCGGCGGTGAACGGGCCCGGCTCGGTGGTGGTGTCGGGGGAGCCGGCGGCGTTGGAGGGGCTGCTGGCGGACTGTGAGGCGCGGGGGGTGCGGGCACGCCGGATCCCGGTCGACTACGCCTCGCATTCCGCGCAGGTCGAGACCGTGCGGGACCATCTGCTCGACGCGCTCGGCCCGGACCGGGCGGCGGCCTCGGAGGTGGCGTTCTACTCCACCGTCACCGGGGACCTCCTGGACACCGAGGGGATCGACGCCGACTACTGGTACCGCAACCTGCGCGAGACCGTGCGCTTCGACCAGGCCGTCCACCGGCTCTCCGCACAGGGCCACGGCGTCTTCATCGAGGTCAGCCCCCACCCGGTACTGCGCCCGGGCATCGAGGAGACGGTCGACGCCGTGGTTGTCGGGTCGTTGCGGCGGCACGAGGGTGGGCTTGAGCGTTTCCTCGCGTCGGTGGCCGAGGTGTGGGTGCGTGGTGTGCCGGTGGACTGGGGCGTGGCCACGGGGGGTGGGCGTCGGGTGGAGTTGCCGACGTATGCGTTCCAGGGTGAGCGGTTCTGGCTGGAGCCGTCGGTTGTGGGTTCGGGTGTTTCGCCGTTGAGTGCGGTGGATGCGTTGCGGTATCGCGTGGTGTGGCGGCCGTTGGATGTGGCTCCGGCGGTGGGGTCGGGGGGTGCGTGGCTGCTGGTGGTGCCGGAGGGTGGTGCCGACGGTGGCTGGGGGTCGGCGCTGGTGTCGGCGTTCGCCGAACTCGGTGTGGATGCCGCTGTGTTGGTGGCGGACGGTGCGGTTGGGCGTGACTCGTTGGCGGCGTCGTTGAAGGGGCGTGAGCCGGCGGGGGTGGTGTCGCTGCTGGGCAGCGGGCCGGGCGCGGTGGCCGGTGGTGGGTCGGTGCCGTGGGGTCTGGCGGCGTCGGTGGCGTTGGTGCAGGCGTTGGAGGACGTGGGTGTGGCGGCGCCGTTGTGGTGTGTGACGCGGGGCGCGGTGGCGGTGGGTGGTGGTGAGCGGGTGTCCGGTCCGGAGCAGGCGATGCTCTGGGGTCTGGGCCGGGTGGTCGCCGCGGAGCTGCCGGACCGTTGGGGTGGGGTGGTGGATGTGCCGGAGTCGCCCGGCGTCGATCTGGCGCGGGCCACGGTCGCCGCCCTGATCGGCGGCCACGGTGAGGACGAACTTGCGGTCCGTGCTGCGGGGTTGTCCGTCCGCCGGTTGGAGCGGGCGCCGCTGGCGGGCCGTCCGCCGGTGCGTGACTGGAAGCCCGGCGGCACCGTGCTGATCACGGGTGCCACCGGCGCGCTCGGCCGTCACCTCGCCCGGCGCCTGGCCGCCGACGGCGCCGAACACCTGCTGCTGCTGAGCCGGAGCGGTCATGCCGCACCTGGCGCCGAGGCGTTCGAAGCGGAGCTCACGGGGCTCGGCGCGAAGGTCACCGTGGCCGCGTGCGACGTGTCCGACCGGGATGCGGTCGCCGAGGTGCTGGCCGCGCTGCCGGCGGAGCACCCGCTCACCGCCGTGTTCCACACGGCCGCCCTGCTCGACGACGCGCTGATCGGTGACCTGACCGCACATCAGATGGAGCACGTGCTCCGGGTCAAGGTCGGCGGCGCCCGGGTGCTGCACGAGCTGACCGAGGGCCTGGACCTCTCCGCCTTCGTCCTGTTCTCCTCGATCGCCGGGACGTGCGGCCTGGCCGGTCACGCCAACTACGCACCGGGCAACGCTTATCTGGACGCGCTGGCGCACCAGCGGCGGGCGGACGGCCTGCCCGCCACCGCGATCGCCTGGGGCCACTGGGACGGCGGCGGCATCGCCGCACCCGCCATCGAGGAGCAGATCCGGCGACGCGGTGTGCTGACCTTCCGGCCGGAGCTGGCGCTGGACGCGCTCGCGGGGATCCTCGACCACGACGAGACCGCGGTCGCCGTCTTCAGCACCCGCTGGGACGGTACCGGGCTCGGCGCGGGCGCCAGGCCGGTCCCGCTGCTGAGCGACCTGCTCGCCGCCGATCGCCCGGTGGCCGGTCCGGAGCGGACGCCCGCGACCTCCGCCGAGGAGTCCCCGGACCTGGCCCGCCGCCTGGCCGGACGCTCCGCCGAGGAGCAGCGGAAGGCTCTGCTGGACACCGTCCGCCAGGTGGTCGCCTCCGTCCTGCGGCACTCCTCTGACGACACCGTCCCGCCGAGCCGCGCCTTCAAGGAGCTCGGCTTCGACTCGCTCACCGCCGTCGAACTGCGCAACCGCCTGCGGATCGCGACCGGCCTGCGGCTGACCGCCACCCTGATCTACGACCATCCGACGCCCGTCGCCCTGGCCGACCACCTGCACGCGGAACTCTTCGGGCACCAGCCGGCCTTCCCGGCCGCCCGTCCGGTGCCGGCCGGATCCGACGAGCCCGTCGTGATCGTCGGGATGAGCTGCCGGTACCCCGGTGGCGTGCGCTCGCCGGAGGACCTGTGGCGGCTGCTCGACGCGGGGACGGACGCGATCTCCGCGCTGCCCGCGGACCGCGGCTGGGACGTCGACGGCCTGTACGACGCCGACCCCGACGCGTCCGGGCGGTCCTACGTCCGAGCCGGCGGATTCCTGGACGCCGCCACCGAGTTCGACGCGGCGTTCTTCGGGATCTCGCCGCGGGAGGCGCTGGCGATGGACCCGCAGCAGCGGTTGCTGCTGGAGACCTCCTGGGAGGCCTTCGAACGGGCGGGGATCGACCCCGAATCGGCCCGGGGCAGCAGGACCGGCGTTTTCGCGGGCCTCAGCATGCAGGACTACACGACCCTGCTGCGCGAGGCGTCGACCGAGGTCGAGGGCTACGCGGTGACGGGTAGCGCGGGCAGCGTGCTCTCGGGCCGGGTCTCGTACGCGTTGGGGTTGGAGGGGCCGGCGGTGACGGTGGACACGGCGTGTTCGTCGTCGTTGGTGGCGTTGCACCTGGCGGTGCAGTCGTTGCGGTCGGGTGAGTGCGACCTGGCGTTGGCGGGTGGGGTGACGGTGATGTCGACTCCGGGGATGTTCGTGGAGTTCTCGCGGCAGCGGGGGTTGTCGAGGGACGGTCGGTGCCGTTCCTTCTCGGTGGATGCCGAGGGGTTCGGTATGGCCGAGGGCGTTGGTGTCCTGTTGGTGGAGCGGCTGTCGGACGCGCGGCGGTTGGGGCATCCGGTGCTGGCGGTGGTGCGGGGCAGTGCGGTGAACCAGGACGGTGCGTCGAACGGTCTGACGGCGCCGAACGGTCCGTCGCAGCAGCGGGTGATCCGGCAGGCGCTGGCGAACGCCGGACTGTCCGCGCCGGACGTGGACGCCGTCGAGGCCCACGGTACGGGCACCACCCTGGGCGACCCGATCGAGGCGCAGGCCCTGCTGGCCACCTACGGTCAGGACCGCGCCGGGGGAGCACCGCTCTGGCTGGGCTCGGTGAAGTCGAACATCGGGCACACCCAGGCGGCTGCCGGGGTGGCGGGTGTGATCAAGATGGTGTCGGCGATGCGGGCGGGCGTGCTGCCCAGGACGCTGCACGCCGACGAGCCCTCGCCGCACATCGACTGGTCCTCGGGCGCGGTGGAGTTGCTGTCGGAGGCCCGGGAGTGGGGTTCTACGGTGGAGCGGCCGCGTCGGGCGGCTGTCTCCTCCTTCGGGATCAGCGGGACCAATGCGCATGTGGTGCTGGAGCAGGCGCCGGTGGAGGAGCCGTCGGCCGCGTCGTCGGGGCCGGGGGTGGTGCCGCTGGTCGTGTCCGCGCGGGGCGGGTCGGCGTTGGGGGCGCAGGGCGCGCGGTTGGCCGACTGGTGGGAGGCGCGGGACGACCTGGGTGTGCCGGATGTGGCCTATTCGCTGGCCTCGGGGCGTGCGCGGCTGGAGCGCCGGGCCGTCGTCGTCGCGGAGGACCGGGCCCAGGCGCTGCTCGGTCTGCGCGCCGTGGGCGGGGCCTCGCCGGTAGCGGGGGTCGTCGAGGGCACGGCCGACCTGCCGAATGACGCGGGGGTGGTGTTCGTCTTCCCGGGTCAGGGAGCGCAGTGGGTAGGCATGGGACGGGAGTTGCTGGATTCCTCGCCGGTGTTCGCGGCGCGGCTGGCGGAGTGCGCGCAGGCCTTGAAGCCCTTCGTCGACTGGGACGTGCTCGATGTGCTGCGGGGCGTGCCCGGCGCGCCGTCGCTGGACCGGGTGGATGTGGTCCAGCCGGTGTCCTTCGCGGTGATGGTCGCACTGGCCGAGCTGTGGCGTTCCTACGGTGTCGAGCCGTCGGCGGTCGTCGGCCACTCCCAGGGGGAGATCGCGGCCGCCTGTGTGGCGGGTGCGCTCTCCTTGGTGGACGCGGCGCGGATCGTGGCCTTGCGCAGCCAGGTGATCGCGGACGCACTCGCGGGGCTGGGCGGGATGGTGTCGCTGGCGCTGAGCCCGGCGCCGGCCGGGGAGTTGGTGGCTGCCGCGGAGGGCCGGTTGTCGGTGGCGGCGGTGAACGGGCCCGGCTCGGTGGTGGTGTCGGGGGAGCCGGCGGCGTTGGAGGGGCTGCTGGCGGGCTGTGAGGCGCGGGGGGTGCGGGCGCGCCGGATCCCGGTCGACTACGCCTCGCACTCCGCGCAGGTCGAGACCGTCCGGGGCCGACTGCTCGACGTCCTGGGCGAGGTCACCGCCCGGTCGGCGGAGGTGCCCTTCTACTCGTCCGTGACCGGCGGCCGGGTGGACACGACGATGCTGGACGCGGAGTACTGGTACCGGAACCTGCGGGAACCGGTGGCGTTCGCCGCGGCCGTGCGGGCCTGTGCGGCCGACGAGTTCCGGGCGTTCGTCGAGAGCAGCGCGCACCCGGTGCTGAGCCTGGCCGTCGAGGAGACGTTGGAGGAGCACGGCGGAGAAGCCGTGGTTGTCGGGTCGTTGCGGCGGCACGAGGGTGGGCTTGAGCGTTTCCTCGCGTCGGTGGCCGAGGTGTGGGTGCGTGGTGTGCCGGTGGACTGGGGCGTGGCCACGGGGGGTGGGCGTCGGGTGGAGTTGCCGACGTATGCGTTCCAGGGTGAGCGGTTCTGGCTGGAGCCGTCGGTTGTGGGTTCGGGTGTTTCGCCGTTGAGTGCGGTGGATGCGTTGCGGTATCGCGTGGTGTGGCGGCCGTTGGATGTGGCTCCGGCGGTGGGGTCGGGGGGTGCGTGGCTGCTGGTGGTGCCGGAGGGTGGTGCCGACGGTGGCTGGGGGTCGGCGCTGGTGTCGGCGTTCGCCGAACTCGGTGTGGATGCCGCTGTGTTGGTGGCGGACGGTGCGGTTGGGCGTGACTCGTTGGCGGCGTCGTTGAAGGGGCGTGAGCCGGCGGGGGTGGTGTCGCTGCTGGGCAGCGGGCCGGGCGCGGTGGCCGGTGGTGGGTCGGTGCCGTGGGGTCTGGCGGCGTCGGTGGCGTTGGTGCAGGCGTTGGAGGACGTGGGTGTGGCGGCGCCGTTGTGGTGTGTGACGCGGGGCGCGGTGGCGGTGGGTGGTGGTGAGCGGGTGTCCGGTCCGGAGCAGGCGATGCTCTGGGGTCTGGGCCGGGTGGTCGCCGCGGAGCTGCCGGACCGTTGGGGTGGGGTGGTGGATGTGCCGGAGTCGCCCGGCGTCGATCTGGCGCGGGCCACGGTCGCCGCCCTGATCGGCGGCCACGGTGAGGACGAACTTGCGGTCCGTGCTGCGGGGTTGTCCGTGCGGCGGTTGGAGCGGGCGCCGCTGGCGGGTCGTCCGTCGGTGCGTGACTGGAGGCCTGGCGGCACTGTGCTGATCACGGGTGCCACCGGCGCGCTCGGCCGTCATGTCGCCCGGCGCCTGGCCGCCGACGGCGCCGAACACCTGCTGCTGCTGAGCGAGGACGCCTTCGAGGACGCCGAGTTCCTCGCCGAGCTGACCGCCTCCGGTGCCCGGGTGAGCGCCCACCGGTGCGAGGTGTCCGACCGGGCCGCGGTGGGCGAGCTGCTGGCCGGGCTGCCCGGGGAGCACCCGCTCACGGCCGTGTTCCACGCCGCCACGCTGCTCGACGACGCCCTGGTCAATGCCCTGACGGTTGATCAGATGGAGCACGTGCTCCGGGTCAGGGCGGGCGGTGCCCGGGTGCTGCACGAGCTGACCGAGGGCCTGGACCTCTCCGCCTTCGTCCTGTTCTCCTCCTTCGCCGGGACGTGCGGCCTGGCCGGTCACGCCAACTACGCACCGGGCAACGCCTATCTGGACGCGCTGGCGCACCAGCGGCGGGCGGACGGCCTGCCCGCCACCGCGATCGCCTGGGGCCACTGGGACGGCGGCGGCATCGCCGCACCCGGTACCGAGGACCGGATCCGCCGGCACGGCGCCCGGGACCTCGACCCGGAGCTGGCCCTGGACGCCCTCGGGGGGATCCTGGACCACGACGAGACCTCCGTCGCCGTCCTGCACTGCGCCTGGGACGACCCTGCCTGGCGCCTGCCCCTGCTGGGCGGTCTCCGCGCCGAACGGCCCGGGCCGGCGCCGTCCGGCCCGGCGGTCGCCGACCCGTCGGACGACCCGGCGGCCGCGCTGGCCCGCCGCCTGGCGGAGCTGCCGGAGGCCGAGCGCCCCGGCGCCCTGCTGGCGCTGGTCCGGCCGGTGATCGCGACCGTCCTGCGGCACTCCTCGCCGGACGCGATCGAGCCCGACCAGCCGTTCAAGGACCTCGGCTTCGACTCGCTCACCGCCGTCGAACTGCGCAACCGCCTTCGGACCGCGACCGGCCTGCGGCTGACCTCCACCCTGATCTACGACCATCCGACCCCGGCGGCGCTCGCCGATCACCTGCACGCCGAACTGGCCCCGCGCCCCGACACCACCGTGGTGCCGGTCCTGGCCGAACTGGACCGGCTGGCGGCGGTCCTGTCCGCCGCCTCGCTCGCGGTGGCCGAACGCCAGGCGGTCGGCGACCGCCTCCAGGACCTGCTGGCCGGCTGGCGCGCCACCGCGTCGCGCGCCGACGGTCCCGCCGACACCGTCACCGAACTCGAAGCCGTGACCGACGACGAGCTGATCGGGCTCCTCGGCGACGAGTTCGGCATCTACCAGCCCGATCACTCCGCAGAGGGAAACGCTCATGAATGA